The Ignavibacteriota bacterium genome has a segment encoding these proteins:
- a CDS encoding PqqD family protein, with protein MIELNSLYPIRDCDFEEIDSLVVVFYLNKKPSFIEKIFFKKQLNKPYKIDLDEIGSFIWHLCDGKINVEEIIKTAQSHFNEKIEPAEQRVHLFVNQMNKNHLIRLYEKK; from the coding sequence ATGATTGAATTAAATTCATTATACCCAATTCGCGATTGTGATTTCGAAGAAATTGATAGTTTGGTGGTCGTATTCTATCTGAATAAAAAGCCAAGTTTCATTGAAAAAATATTCTTTAAAAAGCAGTTGAATAAACCTTATAAAATTGATCTTGATGAAATTGGAAGTTTTATTTGGCATTTGTGTGACGGTAAAATAAATGTTGAGGAAATAATTAAGACTGCTCAATCACATTTTAACGAAAAAATTGAACCGGCAGAACAAAGAGTTCATCTTTTTGTTAACCAAATGAATAAAAATCATTTAATAAGACTTTACGAAAAGAAATAA
- a CDS encoding ester cyclase encodes MEFTLDLNLFDELHSDDFIDLSSSGRPSDKNGFKEGILKLLNAFPDLQTNVDDILIDFEKSQIAVRWHSIGINKQKYLGIGPTEKLTKITGIEIIEIKEVKIIKRWGEWDISDHLNK; translated from the coding sequence GTGGAATTCACCCTTGACTTAAACTTATTTGATGAATTGCATTCAGATGATTTTATAGATCTTTCATCTTCCGGAAGACCCAGCGATAAAAACGGTTTTAAAGAAGGCATTCTAAAACTATTAAACGCATTCCCCGATTTACAAACCAATGTTGACGATATTTTAATTGATTTTGAAAAATCTCAAATTGCCGTTCGATGGCATTCAATTGGAATAAATAAACAGAAATATTTGGGTATTGGTCCAACTGAAAAGCTTACTAAAATAACCGGTATCGAGATTATTGAAATAAAAGAAGTTAAAATTATTAAACGGTGGGGCGAATGGGATATTTCAGACCACTTAAATAAATGA